In Drosophila yakuba strain Tai18E2 chromosome 2R, Prin_Dyak_Tai18E2_2.1, whole genome shotgun sequence, a single genomic region encodes these proteins:
- the LOC6530536 gene encoding uncharacterized protein LOC6530536: MHQSKRSSELWNQYRHPNRNRNKNQSQGSSGVAGRPTMGRNKGAAAGSGALNCGLLMLLLLLQLVGERLATPSPSSMQAPQKRGGSGSGGGGGGGGGGGGGGGSGSSSDVSRDHCNKTVDIFEDISSPEVSNQNVGRPLTCWYRFRTLKGAPRDFVLRLRFKKFKVGQLLNATHCEGGYLQIVDGNAKTDVSNRREPGMFCGEAEQPQTFISETSYVKVLFHTDNFTDQTYFTFDSRAEQQTEVYLRYGQHPELYPNRRGEVVQGSYCEREYRDCRLQTCYVQSPAYPGLYPRALNCRYKLHTRQPYIKLYLQNEQFAVDGQRCENVMTCPIRPIGSGNEHCPYDWLAVYDGRDEHSPLIGKFCGLGKFPFSIIGTSQYMYVEFVTSPAGPLLNTGFHFNVGNWPGHVETAGIKHGVCDWLLSSDSLKDSSASEGIFLSIAHWYPPNTSCSYHIKGHVGEIVRLYFPSFRINRIESPILKYEGDCGESLTIYDSDHADPARIIKTFCDTFSRPMEKVDFVSTSPSLYVQFDSKTGSYSGSSLYYWAHYDFFNNTRFGDPVPNTLCDEVMYAWKHPGGRLRSPLNSLIFKRTGGSDVRCQYKFVTDRRLYARAIIEVNSVSFKELPYNSNACTRCHEERVDKLVIWEERDKYQNNLACFCDNIPRAVRVISSADQMNLEMIVQGQHAITSYFKNPNPLFEATYEFAHGPLCGPITLGPSPDGELVFPYKKALAMVSGPMAPPEHHYRREKCIWELKVAAQRDLWLNLEKARFADRSCESAKIEVYLAGRLEPRFVVCPENISLARDLPILTTAELGATGADQEPLPVLIQYTGDGQPGRNIFRLVWTELFHLPRNPDGSLAASLLQDGGCDFRCPGDTEVCIPKHLLCNGIANCPNVTHTSTLSQLTRHIEWNLEQLGLLHHAGDYQQLVLHDESPEICLKHDLSELPYGKLSLIALGLCLMFALLFAILRRMCRSSSLHQGRHHLQEDY; this comes from the exons gtggcagtggcagcggaggaggaggcggcggcggaggaggcggcggtggaggcggcGGGAGTGGCAGCTCCTCGGACGTGTCCAGGGATCACTGCAACAAGACGGTGGACATCTTCGAGGACATCAGCTCGCCGGAGGTCAGCAACCAGAACGTGGGTCGTCCGCTGACCTGCTGGTACCGCTTCCGGACGCTGAAGGGGGCGCCTCGCGACTTTGTGCTGCGCCTGCGGTTCAAGAAGTTCAAAGTGGGTCAGCTGCTGAATGCGACCCACTGCGAGGGCGGCTACTTGCAG ATTGTTGATGGCAATGCCAAGACGGATGTCTCGAATCGCCGGGAGCCCGGAATGTTCTGCGGGGAGGCGGAACAGCCGCAGACATTCATCAGCGAGACCAGCTATGTGAAGGTGCTCTTTCACACGGACAACTTTACGGATCAG ACCTACTTCACATTCGATTCACGCGCGGAACAGCAAACCGAAGTCTATCTGCGATATGGCCAACATCCGGAATTATATCCAAATCGTCGCGGCGAAGTTGTTCAAGG GTCCTACTGCGAACGGGAGTATCGGGATTGTCGCCTGCAAACCTGCTATGTGCAATCGCCCGCGTATCCTGGCCTATATCCTCGGGCCCTGAACTGTCGCTACAAGTTGCACACTCGCCAGCCATATATCAAACTGTATCTGCAGAATGAGCAGTTTGCCGTGGATGGTCAGAG GTGTGAGAACGTGATGACCTGCCCCATCAGGCCGATAGGATCTGGTAATGAGCACTGTCCCTACGACTGGTTGGCCGTCTACGATGGACGTGATGAGCACTCGCCGCTGATTGGAAAGTTCTGCGGCCTGGGCAAGTTCCCATTCAGCATTATTG GCACATCACAATACATGTATGTAGAGTTTGTGACTTCGCCGGCGGGTCCGCTGCTCAACACAGGCTTCCATTTCAACGTTGGCAACTGGCCAGGTCATGTGGAAACGGCCGGGATCAAGCACGGCGTCTGCGACTGGCTACTGAGCTCCGACTCTTTAAAGGACAGCAGCGCCAGCGAGGGCATCTTCCTCAGCATCGCCCACTGGTATCCGCCGAATACGTCCTGCAGTTACCACATCAAAGGACATGTCGGCGAAATTGTGCGCCTTTATTTCCCCAG ttttcgcatcaatcgaatcgaatcacCGATTTTAAAGTACGAAGGCGACTGCGGAGAATCCCTGACGATCTACGATTCCGACCATGCCGATCCAGCACGGATTATCAAGACCTTCTGCGACACATTCTCGCGACCAATGGAGAAGGTGGACTTTGTGAGCACCAGCCCCTCACTGTACGTGCAGTTCGACTCGAAAACAGGCAGCTATAGCGGCAGCTCACTGTACTACTGGGCGCACTACGATTTCTTCAACAATACGCGATTTGGCGACCCAGTGCCAAACACCCTATGTGACGAGGTGATGTATGCCTGGAAGCATCCAGGTGGACGTCTTCGGTCGCCCTTGAACTCACTGATTTTCAAGAGAACCGGCGGAAGCGATGTGCGTTGTCAGTACAAATTTGTGACCGATCGAAGACTGTATGCCAGAGCCATAATCGAAGTGAATTCGGTTTCCTTCAAGGAACTTCCATACAATAGCAATGCCTGCACGCGGTGTCATGAGGAGCGAGTGGACAAACTGGTGATCTGGGAGGAGCGGGATAAGTACCAGAATAACCTGGCCTGCTTTTGCGACAATATCCCCCGAGCGGTTCGAGTTATATCCTCGGCGGATCAAATGAATCTCGAAATGATTGTGCAGGGCCAGCATGCCATTACCTCCTACTTCAAGAACCCCAATCCTCTCTTCGAGGCCACCTATGAGTTTGCCCATGGTCCCTTGTGTGGTCCCATTACCCTGGGACCCTCACCAGATGGCGAACTGGTATTCCCCTATAAGAAGGCCTTGGCCATGGTATCGGGACCCATGGCACCGCCAGAGCATCACTATCGCCGCGAGAAGTGCATTTGGGAACTCAAAGTGGCCGCCCAGCGAGATTTGTGGCTCAACTTGGAGAAGGCACGCTTTGCAGATCGCAGCTGCGAGAGTGCCAAGATCGAGGTCTATTTGGCTGGTCGTCTTGAGCCCAGATTTGTGGTTTGTCCCGAAAATATATCCTTGGCCAGGGATTTGCCCATCCTTACCACAGCGGAGTTGGGAGCCACGGGTGCCGATCAGGAACCCCTGCCTGTGCTCATCCAGTATACGGGTGATGGCCAACCAGGCCGAAACATTTTCCGACTAGTCTGGACGGAACTCTTCCACCTGCCGCGCAATCCGGACGGCAGTCTGGCTGCCTCCCTTCTTCAGGATGGCGGTTGTGATTTTCGATGTCCTGGCGACACTGAAGTCTGCATTCCGAAGCACTTGCTATGCAATGGAATAGCAAATTGCCCAAATGTGACGCATACTTCGACGTTGTCGCAACTCACCCGACATATCGAGTGGAATCTGGAGCAACTGGGATTACTCCATCATGCTGGCGACTACCAGCAGTTGGTGCTGCATGATGAATCTCCCGAGATCTGCCTGAAACACGATCTCAGTGAGCTGCCATATGGAAAGTTGTCCTTGATAGCCCTCGGACTGTGCCTCATGTTCGCACTGCTTTTTGCGATTCTAAGAAGGATGTGCAGAAGCTCGTCCTTACACCAAGGAAGGCATCATCTGCAAGAGGATTACTGA